The sequence below is a genomic window from Paracoccus sp. MA.
GACAGGGTGGTGGTCTTCGTCAATGGCACCTTCTCGGGCATCGACGGGCTGACCCTGCGCATGAAGGCGGCCACCGCCGAGGAGCTGGCCGCCAATCCGATGGACCCGCAGCCGGCCTCGGTCAAGGTCGTGACCGTGCCGCACGGCCAATCCGTCACCGCCGAGATCGTCGAGGCGGCGCTGGCCGAGCACAAGCCGAAATGGGCCGCCGTGGCGCATTGGGAAACCGGCTCGGGCCGGACCAACGACATGCGCGGCTTTTCCGATGCCTGCGAACGGCACGGTGCGATGGGGCTGGTCGATGCGGTCTCCTCGCTGGGCGTCGAGGATTTCCGCATCGACGACTATCCGGGCGTGCATGGCTGGGCCTCCTGCCCGCAGAAGGGCATCTGCTGCCTGCCGCTGACCTATGCGCCGGTCAGCTTCAGCGACCGCTACATCGCGGAACTGCGCCGGACCGGCTGCCGGACCTTCGTGCATCACCCGATCCTCGAGGCCCGGCATTGGGGCATCATCGACGGCAAGGATGTGGAAAAGGGCAGCTATCACCGCACCCACAGCGCCTATGCCGTCGCCGCCTTCCACGAGGCGCTGCGTATCCTGCTGCAGCAGACCGTGGCCGGCCGCGCCAAGGCCTATGCCTTCCACGAGGCGGCGCTGCGCGACGCGGTGACGGCGATGGGCTGCAAGGTGACCTCGAACATGACCTCGCTGGTGGTGCTGAACCTGCCCGAGGCGCTGAAGGGCCGCGAGATGGAGCTGGTGCAGAACTGCCGCGCCCAGGGCTTCGGCATCTGGCCGACGCTGTCCGAGCCGGTGCAGATCCGCATCGGCATCCTGAACCTGCTGAATCAGAAGGCGATCACCGACATCGTCACCCGCTTCGCCGCGGCGATGGCCGCGATGGGCGCGAATATCAACATGGGCCGGATCACCGAGCGGCTCGAGGATCATTACCAGACAACGGTCGCGGCCGAATAACGGCGCCCGAGGGAGGAGGCGAACATGGACATCCACGAATATCAGGCCAAGGAGATACTCAACCGCTTCGGGGTCGGCATCCCGCAGGGCGCGCTGGCCTACAGCCCCGAACAGGCGGCCTATCGCGCCCGCGAGATGGGCGGCGACCGCTGGGTCGTCAAGGCGCAGGTCCATGCCGGCGGCCGCGGCAAGGCCGGGGGCGTCAAGGTCTGCGACAGCGACCTTGAGATCCAGGCGGCGACCGAGGCGATGTTCGGCCAGAAGCTGGTGACGCACCAGAC
It includes:
- a CDS encoding aminotransferase class V-fold PLP-dependent enzyme encodes the protein MAEVAIFPQLEIPNTLAAGPGPGNTDLRVLQRFASAGVADHMQADVLRGMIECKQMLREVMGTANIHTFGVAGTGWSGLDCLFSAVLPGDRVVVFVNGTFSGIDGLTLRMKAATAEELAANPMDPQPASVKVVTVPHGQSVTAEIVEAALAEHKPKWAAVAHWETGSGRTNDMRGFSDACERHGAMGLVDAVSSLGVEDFRIDDYPGVHGWASCPQKGICCLPLTYAPVSFSDRYIAELRRTGCRTFVHHPILEARHWGIIDGKDVEKGSYHRTHSAYAVAAFHEALRILLQQTVAGRAKAYAFHEAALRDAVTAMGCKVTSNMTSLVVLNLPEALKGREMELVQNCRAQGFGIWPTLSEPVQIRIGILNLLNQKAITDIVTRFAAAMAAMGANINMGRITERLEDHYQTTVAAE